A region from the Sulfitobacter indolifex genome encodes:
- a CDS encoding ABC transporter substrate-binding protein, with amino-acid sequence MKFTQLAGSLVAATVIGSAAQADKLDDIISSGTLRCAVVLDFPPMGSRDDTNTPVGFDVDYCNDLAAALGVDAEIVETPFPDRIPALVSGRADVGVASTSDTLERAKTVGFSVPYFAFTNVVLTREDAGVDSFESLKGKTVGSVAGTFEAIALEEQIDAWDDGSFRSYQSQADVFLSLSQGQIDATVVTSTVASSIVNGGKFEGLTIAGDAPFDVDYVGLIGLRQEYGLLNYLDLFVNQQVRSGRYQELFDKWVGGDAPDLTIAKAYR; translated from the coding sequence ATGAAATTTACGCAACTCGCCGGAAGCCTTGTGGCCGCCACCGTGATCGGGTCCGCCGCTCAGGCCGACAAACTGGACGACATCATTTCCTCGGGCACGCTGCGCTGCGCCGTGGTGCTGGACTTCCCGCCCATGGGCTCGCGTGATGACACGAACACGCCCGTCGGCTTTGACGTGGATTACTGCAACGATCTGGCTGCCGCCCTTGGTGTCGACGCTGAAATCGTTGAGACGCCTTTCCCTGACCGTATCCCTGCGCTGGTTTCTGGCCGCGCGGATGTGGGTGTTGCCTCCACCTCCGATACGCTGGAGCGTGCCAAGACCGTTGGTTTCTCCGTCCCGTACTTCGCCTTCACCAACGTTGTGCTGACACGCGAAGACGCGGGCGTCGACAGCTTTGAAAGCCTTAAGGGCAAGACCGTCGGCTCCGTCGCGGGCACGTTTGAGGCCATCGCGCTGGAAGAGCAGATTGACGCATGGGACGACGGCAGCTTCCGCTCCTACCAGAGCCAAGCTGACGTGTTCCTCTCCCTGTCCCAGGGCCAGATCGACGCGACCGTCGTGACCTCCACCGTGGCGTCTTCCATCGTCAACGGCGGCAAGTTCGAAGGTCTGACCATCGCGGGCGACGCGCCCTTTGACGTCGACTACGTTGGCCTGATCGGTCTGCGCCAAGAATACGGTCTGCTTAACTATCTCGACCTCTTCGTGAACCAGCAGGTGCGTTCGGGTCGCTATCAGGAACTGTTCGACAAATGGGTCGGCGGCGACGCGCCTGACCTGACCATCGCCAAAGCCTATCGTTGA
- a CDS encoding amino acid ABC transporter permease gives MGNYTFQWRQAFRAFPEMLEGALVTLQISILSMLIGVTIAVLLAVARDSKTRWLRAPATAWVEVARNTPALFQIYMAHFGLGSFGIYLSPYAALLAGIAFNNAGYLCETFRGAMRAIPGTQLRAGRSLGMGQAKAFRLIIVPQMFRISFLPTTNQMIWAILMTSLGVTVGLNSDLAGVTQDLNARSFRTFEFFALAAVIYYVIAKAVMLGARLLAARLFRY, from the coding sequence ATGGGCAACTACACCTTTCAATGGCGACAGGCCTTTCGCGCTTTCCCAGAGATGCTGGAAGGCGCGCTGGTTACGCTACAGATATCAATCCTGTCGATGCTGATCGGCGTGACCATTGCCGTGCTGCTGGCCGTGGCGCGGGATTCCAAAACACGCTGGCTGCGCGCGCCTGCGACCGCATGGGTCGAAGTGGCGCGCAACACACCCGCACTTTTTCAGATTTACATGGCGCATTTCGGGCTTGGGTCTTTCGGGATCTACCTCAGCCCCTATGCCGCGCTGCTTGCCGGGATCGCGTTCAACAACGCAGGCTACCTGTGCGAGACGTTCCGCGGCGCGATGCGGGCCATTCCGGGCACGCAGTTGCGCGCCGGGCGGTCACTGGGCATGGGGCAAGCCAAGGCGTTTCGCCTGATCATCGTGCCGCAGATGTTCCGCATCTCGTTCCTGCCGACTACGAACCAGATGATCTGGGCGATTTTGATGACCTCTTTGGGCGTCACGGTGGGGCTGAATTCGGACCTAGCGGGGGTCACACAAGACCTCAATGCGCGCAGCTTCCGGACCTTTGAATTCTTCGCACTGGCAGCGGTGATCTACTACGTGATCGCCAAAGCCGTGATGCTCGGTGCACGGCTTTTGGCCGCCCGCCTGTTTCGCTACTGA
- a CDS encoding amino acid ABC transporter permease yields the protein MFDTALTFNDLMFMLKGAGVTLSVTAFAVVGGTLLGLFFGVLRSQISPWAALPLTFVLDIFRSVPLLIQLILANAFQAIAGWGISPFVTSCIVLALYTSAYCTEIVRGAIEAVPSVTRRAARSLGMTWGQDLTQIVFPMALRVGLPSWIGLTLGVMKDSALVMWLGIIELLRSSQILVTRLQEPMFILLVTGAIYFALSFPIARLGSRLEKRWQEND from the coding sequence ATGTTTGATACGGCTCTGACCTTCAACGACCTGATGTTCATGCTCAAAGGCGCGGGCGTGACGCTATCGGTCACCGCCTTTGCGGTGGTGGGCGGTACGCTGCTGGGGCTCTTCTTCGGGGTGCTGCGCAGCCAGATCAGCCCTTGGGCTGCGCTGCCGCTGACCTTCGTGCTGGATATCTTCCGCTCGGTTCCCCTGCTGATCCAGTTGATCCTCGCCAACGCTTTTCAGGCCATCGCGGGCTGGGGGATTTCGCCCTTCGTGACCTCCTGCATCGTGTTGGCGCTTTATACCTCGGCCTATTGCACTGAGATCGTGCGCGGCGCGATTGAGGCGGTGCCTTCGGTCACCCGCCGTGCGGCCCGTTCGCTCGGCATGACATGGGGCCAAGACCTCACGCAGATCGTCTTTCCCATGGCGCTGCGGGTGGGCCTTCCCAGTTGGATTGGCCTGACGCTCGGTGTGATGAAAGACAGTGCGCTGGTGATGTGGCTTGGCATCATCGAATTGCTGCGGTCTTCGCAGATTCTGGTGACACGCCTGCAAGAGCCGATGTTCATCCTGCTCGTAACGGGTGCGATCTATTTCGCGCTTAGTTTCCCCATTGCCCGGCTTGGCAGCCGCTTGGAAAAAAGGTGGCAAGAAAATGATTGA
- a CDS encoding amino acid ABC transporter ATP-binding protein codes for MIEIENVHKSFGALQVLKGIDLTVQKGEVVSVIGGSGSGKSTLLTCINGLEPIDKGRIVVDGTEVHARDTDLNKLRRKIGIVFQQFNAFPHLTVLENVTLAPRKVKGMGRKEAEEIAVQQLSHVGLADKLNVYPSRLSGGQQQRMAIARALAMSPDYILFDEVTSALDPQLVGEVLDTLKLLADEGMTMICVTHEMSFARDVSDRVAFFHKGVMAEIGAPDQIFGDPQQEETRQFLSSVR; via the coding sequence ATGATTGAGATTGAAAACGTCCATAAGTCCTTTGGTGCCCTTCAGGTGCTTAAGGGCATCGACCTGACCGTACAAAAGGGCGAGGTCGTCTCGGTGATCGGCGGCTCTGGCTCGGGCAAATCGACGCTGCTGACCTGCATCAACGGGTTGGAGCCGATCGACAAGGGCCGCATCGTTGTCGACGGCACCGAGGTTCACGCCCGCGACACCGATCTGAACAAGCTGCGCCGCAAAATTGGCATCGTGTTTCAGCAGTTCAACGCCTTCCCGCATTTGACGGTGCTGGAAAACGTGACGCTGGCCCCCCGCAAGGTAAAGGGCATGGGCCGCAAGGAAGCCGAAGAGATCGCGGTGCAGCAACTCTCGCATGTCGGTCTGGCCGATAAGCTCAACGTTTACCCCAGCCGCCTATCGGGCGGGCAGCAGCAGCGGATGGCGATTGCGCGTGCATTGGCGATGTCGCCCGATTACATTCTCTTTGACGAGGTGACTTCGGCGCTCGACCCGCAGCTGGTGGGCGAGGTGCTCGATACGCTCAAATTGCTGGCAGATGAGGGGATGACGATGATCTGTGTCACCCATGAGATGAGTTTCGCACGCGATGTGTCGGACCGGGTGGCGTTCTTTCACAAGGGCGTCATGGCCGAGATCGGCGCGCCGGATCAGATCTTTGGCGATCCGCAGCAAGAAGAAACCCGTCAATTCCTGTCGAGCGTCCGGTAA
- a CDS encoding NAD(P)/FAD-dependent oxidoreductase, with protein MSQSPVTVVGAGVVGLSIALALQARGLTVRVIDREGPAAGASAGNAGAFAFTEILPLASPRMIRQAPKWLLDPLGPLSVPPRYAAKIAPWMWRFWKASWPAQVRASTVAQTALMKLSQAALDPHLEISGLAHMLRHDGQLQVYESEAEFRASLPGWQAREEAGIAFTHLKGEEVATYQPGLAPSFTHATFTPEWQSISDPRDYVLAMAERFRAGGGEITVARAERLVAGGVETSDGMMPGRVVLAAGAHSHHLARTAGVKIPLETERGYNTTLPAGAFDLKRQITFGGHGFVISKVGNGLRVGGAVELGGLDLPPNFARADAMLKKAKRFLPELDTSGGTQWMGFRPSLPDSLPAIGALPNRPDVFCAFGHGHLGLTQSAGTAAIIADLMTSQDPGIDLTPFSPARF; from the coding sequence ATGAGCCAATCTCCGGTGACGGTTGTCGGCGCTGGCGTGGTGGGGCTTTCCATCGCGCTGGCGCTTCAGGCGCGCGGGTTGACCGTGCGGGTGATTGACCGTGAAGGCCCGGCAGCGGGCGCGTCGGCGGGCAACGCGGGTGCCTTTGCCTTTACCGAGATTCTGCCGCTGGCCTCGCCCCGGATGATCCGGCAGGCCCCGAAGTGGCTGCTGGATCCGCTGGGGCCGCTTTCCGTGCCGCCGCGCTATGCCGCAAAAATCGCGCCGTGGATGTGGCGCTTTTGGAAGGCGAGCTGGCCCGCACAGGTGCGCGCCTCGACCGTGGCGCAGACGGCACTGATGAAGCTCTCGCAAGCCGCTCTTGATCCGCATCTGGAGATAAGCGGCCTTGCCCATATGCTGCGGCACGATGGGCAGTTGCAGGTCTATGAAAGCGAGGCCGAGTTCCGCGCGTCGCTCCCCGGCTGGCAGGCCCGCGAAGAGGCCGGGATCGCCTTCACGCACCTCAAGGGCGAAGAGGTCGCGACCTATCAACCTGGCCTTGCGCCTTCCTTCACCCATGCGACCTTCACCCCGGAATGGCAGTCCATCTCTGACCCGCGCGACTATGTGCTGGCGATGGCCGAACGTTTTCGCGCAGGCGGCGGAGAGATCACCGTCGCCCGCGCCGAACGTTTGGTTGCAGGCGGGGTCGAGACCTCTGACGGGATGATGCCGGGCCGCGTGGTGCTGGCCGCCGGCGCGCATTCGCATCATCTGGCGCGGACCGCTGGCGTGAAAATCCCACTGGAAACCGAGCGCGGCTATAACACCACGCTGCCCGCAGGCGCATTCGACCTCAAACGTCAGATCACCTTCGGCGGCCATGGGTTTGTCATCAGCAAAGTCGGCAACGGCCTGCGTGTTGGCGGCGCGGTGGAGCTGGGCGGGCTAGATCTGCCGCCGAACTTTGCCCGCGCCGATGCGATGCTGAAAAAGGCCAAACGCTTCCTGCCGGAACTCGACACCTCGGGCGGCACGCAATGGATGGGTTTCCGCCCGTCGCTGCCCGACAGCCTGCCTGCCATCGGCGCGCTGCCGAACCGTCCGGATGTGTTCTGCGCCTTCGGCCATGGCCATCTTGGCCTTACGCAGTCAGCGGGCACCGCAGCTATCATCGCTGACCTGATGACCAGCCAAGACCCCGGCATCGACCTGACCCCCTTCTCCCCCGCGCGCTTTTAG
- a CDS encoding 4-hydroxyproline epimerase, with protein MTQHTFPCIDGHTCGNPVRLVTGGAPLLKGANMLEKRAHFLAEYDWIRTGLMFEPRGHDQMSGAILYPPTRDDCDIAVLFIETSGCLPMCGHGTIGTVTIALENGLVTPATPGHLRLETPAGRVDVTYRQEGRFVEEVRLTNVPAFLHSEGLTAEVEGLGEVVVDVAYGGNFYAIVEPQKNFRDMADFSVSELVGLSPKLRAALNAKYEFIHPEHPAINGLSHILWTGAAQAPEAHARNAVFYGDKAIDRSPCGTGTSARMAQLAAKGKLKVGDDFVHESIIGSMFKGRVEAAAEVAGKPAIIPSIAGWARVTGFNTIFIDERDPFAHGFVVT; from the coding sequence ATGACGCAACACACATTTCCTTGTATCGACGGCCACACCTGCGGCAATCCGGTGCGGCTCGTCACCGGCGGCGCGCCTCTGCTCAAGGGCGCGAACATGCTGGAAAAGCGCGCGCATTTTCTGGCCGAGTATGACTGGATCCGCACGGGCCTGATGTTCGAGCCGCGCGGCCATGACCAGATGTCCGGCGCGATCCTTTACCCACCAACGCGCGACGATTGCGACATCGCTGTGCTGTTTATCGAGACCTCGGGCTGCCTGCCGATGTGCGGTCACGGGACCATCGGCACCGTCACCATCGCGCTGGAAAATGGGCTGGTCACGCCTGCCACTCCCGGCCATTTGCGCCTTGAGACCCCCGCCGGACGGGTCGATGTGACCTACCGCCAAGAGGGGCGTTTCGTCGAAGAAGTGCGGCTGACCAATGTGCCTGCCTTCCTCCATTCCGAAGGGCTGACGGCCGAGGTCGAAGGCTTGGGTGAAGTGGTGGTTGATGTGGCCTATGGCGGCAATTTCTACGCCATCGTAGAGCCGCAAAAGAATTTCCGCGATATGGCAGATTTCTCGGTCTCCGAACTGGTCGGTCTCAGCCCGAAACTTCGCGCGGCGCTGAACGCGAAATATGAATTCATCCACCCCGAACACCCCGCGATCAACGGGCTAAGCCACATCCTCTGGACCGGTGCTGCCCAAGCCCCCGAGGCCCACGCCCGCAACGCGGTGTTCTACGGCGACAAGGCGATCGACCGCTCCCCCTGCGGCACCGGCACCTCTGCCCGGATGGCGCAACTCGCGGCCAAGGGGAAGCTGAAGGTTGGCGATGACTTCGTGCATGAATCCATCATCGGCTCCATGTTCAAAGGCCGGGTCGAAGCCGCAGCGGAGGTGGCAGGCAAGCCTGCGATCATCCCCTCCATCGCCGGTTGGGCGCGGGTCACCGGCTTTAACACAATCTTCATCGACGAGCGTGACCCCTTCGCGCACGGCTTTGTTGTCACCTGA
- the lhpI gene encoding cis-3-hydroxy-L-proline dehydratase — protein sequence MAQIIVPAEAQGAVLVSSEGLSFWGGVDPTSGTVIDAHHPLCGQSLAGKIVLMPTSRGSCTGSGVLLELAMNGHAPAALVFREAEDILTLGALIAGKMFDKPLAVLRLGAKDYDLLAKARSARITPEMLSTDEWDLPLSDKPARDLHLTAEDQAMLDGADGPAVQLAMEITCTMARGQGAERLVDVTRVHIDGCIYASPANLAFAQTMADMGSQVRVPTTMNAISVDHGNWRAQGVPPDFGLPASRLADAYVTMGARPSFTCAPYQLPAPPERGEFIAWSESNAVIYANSVLGARTVKHPDFLDLCIALIGRAPLSDVYLDAHRAPRRVIDVELPAQYDEAIWPMLGWLAGQAAPDRIPVLRGLENAAPNEDDLKGLCAAFGTTSAAPMLHVAGITPEADLAPVAEADTLRITPKDLRRVWQQFNAGPAKVDLIAFGSPHFSHAECHALGAALAGRKRHPDTAVIVTLGHDTLKVARADGTVARLEAAGVQVVPDICWCSISEPVFPPSAKVLMTNSGKYAHYAPGLSGRAVRFGSIADCVEAAVTGQAAETMPAWLVEKETHDA from the coding sequence ATGGCGCAAATCATCGTTCCCGCCGAGGCACAAGGCGCGGTGCTCGTCTCGTCCGAGGGGTTGAGCTTCTGGGGCGGCGTCGATCCGACCAGCGGCACAGTCATCGACGCGCATCACCCCCTTTGCGGACAGTCGCTGGCGGGCAAGATCGTGTTGATGCCCACGAGCCGCGGCTCCTGCACCGGCAGTGGCGTCTTGTTGGAACTGGCGATGAACGGCCATGCCCCCGCCGCATTGGTTTTCCGCGAGGCCGAAGACATCCTGACCTTGGGTGCCCTGATCGCGGGCAAGATGTTCGACAAGCCACTGGCGGTCTTGCGCCTCGGAGCCAAGGACTACGACCTGCTCGCCAAAGCCCGCAGTGCGCGCATTACGCCTGAGATGCTCAGCACCGATGAGTGGGACTTGCCGCTGTCTGACAAACCCGCCCGCGATCTGCATCTCACCGCCGAGGACCAAGCGATGCTTGATGGGGCCGACGGTCCGGCAGTTCAACTGGCAATGGAGATCACCTGCACCATGGCGCGCGGGCAGGGGGCCGAGAGGTTGGTTGACGTGACACGCGTGCATATCGACGGCTGCATCTACGCCAGCCCGGCCAACTTGGCTTTTGCCCAGACCATGGCCGATATGGGCTCGCAGGTACGGGTGCCGACAACGATGAACGCCATCTCAGTCGATCACGGCAACTGGCGCGCGCAAGGCGTGCCGCCGGATTTTGGCCTGCCCGCCAGCCGTCTGGCCGATGCCTATGTTACCATGGGCGCACGGCCCAGTTTCACCTGCGCGCCCTATCAACTGCCCGCGCCGCCCGAGCGGGGCGAGTTCATCGCTTGGTCGGAATCCAATGCCGTGATCTATGCCAATAGCGTGCTCGGTGCGCGGACGGTAAAGCACCCCGATTTCCTCGACCTGTGTATCGCGCTGATCGGACGCGCGCCGCTATCTGACGTATACCTTGATGCCCACCGCGCGCCGCGTAGGGTGATCGACGTGGAGCTGCCCGCGCAATATGACGAAGCGATCTGGCCAATGCTCGGCTGGCTGGCCGGACAGGCCGCGCCAGATCGGATCCCGGTTTTGCGCGGGTTAGAGAATGCCGCGCCGAATGAGGATGACCTGAAGGGGCTTTGTGCTGCTTTCGGTACGACTTCTGCTGCGCCGATGCTTCATGTGGCGGGGATCACTCCCGAAGCAGATCTGGCGCCTGTCGCAGAGGCGGATACGCTGCGCATCACACCCAAAGACCTGCGCCGGGTCTGGCAGCAGTTCAATGCAGGACCTGCTAAAGTTGACCTCATCGCCTTCGGCAGCCCGCATTTCTCCCACGCTGAATGCCACGCTTTGGGTGCGGCTTTAGCGGGGCGCAAGCGTCACCCCGATACGGCGGTCATCGTGACGCTGGGCCATGACACACTGAAAGTCGCGCGGGCTGACGGCACTGTGGCGCGGCTCGAAGCCGCGGGCGTGCAGGTCGTGCCCGACATCTGCTGGTGCTCGATCTCCGAGCCGGTCTTCCCGCCCTCGGCCAAGGTGCTGATGACCAACTCTGGCAAATATGCGCATTACGCCCCCGGTCTTTCGGGCCGCGCGGTACGGTTTGGCAGCATCGCGGATTGTGTGGAGGCCGCCGTGACCGGACAGGCAGCGGAAACTATGCCCGCCTGGTTGGTCGAAAAGGAGACGCACGATGCGTAG
- a CDS encoding trans-3-hydroxy-L-proline dehydratase, translating to MRSSKTVHVISAHAEGEVGDVIVGGVTPPPGETLWEQSRWIARDETLRNFVLNEPRGGVFRHVNLLVPPKDPRADAAFIIMEPEDTPPMSGSNSICVSTVLLDGGILPMTEPVTELTLEAPGGLVKVRAECRNGKAERIFVQNLPSFAARLDVPLEVEGLGTLTVDTAYGGDSFVVVDAAAMGFSLEAHEAHDIARLGVRITNAANAAMRFEHPDNPDWQHFSFCLFAGPVTRDETGLRAGAAVAIQPGKVDRSPTGTALCARMALLHARGEMGLEDSLTTVSLIGSTFTGRILGETRVGDHPAILPELSGRGWITGIHQHMLDPDDPWPGGYRLSDTWGARG from the coding sequence ATGCGTAGCAGCAAGACCGTTCATGTAATCTCGGCCCATGCCGAGGGCGAGGTCGGCGACGTGATCGTCGGCGGTGTCACCCCACCCCCGGGCGAAACGCTGTGGGAGCAAAGCCGTTGGATCGCGCGGGATGAGACGCTGCGCAACTTCGTGTTGAACGAGCCGCGTGGCGGGGTGTTTCGCCATGTGAACCTGCTGGTCCCGCCGAAAGACCCCCGCGCCGATGCGGCCTTCATCATTATGGAGCCGGAAGACACGCCGCCCATGTCGGGCTCAAATTCGATCTGCGTTTCTACCGTTCTGCTCGACGGGGGCATCTTGCCTATGACGGAGCCGGTGACAGAACTGACTCTCGAAGCGCCGGGGGGGCTGGTGAAGGTCCGCGCGGAATGTCGCAATGGCAAGGCAGAGCGCATTTTCGTGCAGAACTTGCCGAGTTTCGCAGCGCGCTTAGACGTGCCGCTTGAGGTTGAAGGTCTGGGCACGCTCACCGTGGATACCGCTTATGGCGGCGACAGCTTCGTCGTCGTCGATGCCGCCGCGATGGGGTTCTCGTTAGAGGCGCATGAGGCCCACGATATCGCCCGTCTCGGGGTGCGGATCACCAATGCCGCCAATGCCGCGATGCGCTTTGAGCATCCCGATAACCCGGATTGGCAGCATTTCTCTTTCTGTCTTTTCGCCGGGCCAGTGACCCGTGACGAAACCGGCCTGCGCGCCGGGGCGGCGGTGGCGATCCAACCGGGTAAGGTGGATCGGTCCCCCACCGGCACAGCACTTTGCGCGCGAATGGCGCTGCTGCATGCGCGGGGGGAGATGGGGTTGGAAGACAGTCTGACCACCGTCTCGCTGATCGGCTCAACCTTCACCGGGCGTATCTTGGGCGAGACACGCGTCGGCGATCACCCGGCAATCCTTCCCGAACTCTCAGGGAGGGGATGGATCACCGGCATCCACCAGCACATGCTCGACCCTGACGATCCGTGGCCCGGCGGCTACCGCCTGTCAGACACTTGGGGCGCGCGCGGCTAA
- a CDS encoding phytoene desaturase family protein has translation MADVDHIIIGSGINALVAAALLSRKGDSVLVVEREDRIGGCLMTEEVTLPGFRHDVMAATFVLFLTGPAYGALGDDLAKHGLEFCHSPHPTAALRPNGRALRLETDRAANVTAFNARAPGDGDQHATDVGAIEADAEFLFALLGQPLWSRQSAWLLAKQIWKKGLGPLKAWFGEALEPGRAWLETRYESDDVQALWAPWVLHVGLTPEASYGGQMSRVIAFALEAAGAPVVKGGAGQMAVAFEKLITANGGEIRTAVEASRILVENGEARGIETSLGERINAKNVIASVAPGQLYDGLLKDQPRPEHRRKFRHGRGNFQLHYALDGDPDWVAEGLEDVALIHLTDGIDAVSRACNEAERGLLPAVPTICVGQPHRLDPSRCPEGKAVLWLQIPDAPRVIKGDAAGKIETAPEWTEAMREAFADRIEDILRKSIRNFDEIKLARRAYSPADLAAMNVNLVGGDPYGGACTLDQFFLWRPFAEQKNYATPIKGLHHIGASTHPGPGLGGGSGFNLAKGMGA, from the coding sequence ATGGCCGATGTCGATCACATCATCATTGGGTCCGGCATCAACGCGCTGGTCGCGGCCGCCTTGCTCAGCCGCAAGGGCGACAGCGTGCTCGTGGTCGAGCGCGAAGACCGGATCGGCGGCTGTCTGATGACCGAAGAGGTCACCCTGCCCGGCTTTCGTCATGATGTGATGGCCGCGACCTTTGTGCTTTTTCTGACGGGTCCCGCCTATGGAGCCTTGGGCGATGATCTGGCCAAACATGGGCTGGAATTCTGTCACAGCCCCCATCCCACCGCCGCGCTGCGCCCCAATGGGCGGGCTCTGAGGCTTGAGACGGACCGCGCCGCGAATGTCACCGCATTCAACGCGCGGGCACCGGGAGACGGGGATCAGCATGCCACTGATGTCGGCGCGATTGAGGCCGATGCTGAGTTCCTTTTCGCACTTTTGGGCCAGCCGCTCTGGTCACGCCAATCCGCATGGCTGCTTGCAAAACAGATTTGGAAAAAGGGGTTGGGCCCTCTTAAAGCATGGTTCGGTGAGGCGTTGGAGCCAGGCCGCGCGTGGCTTGAGACGCGCTATGAAAGCGACGACGTTCAGGCGCTTTGGGCACCTTGGGTCTTGCATGTTGGACTGACGCCCGAGGCCAGCTATGGCGGGCAGATGAGCCGGGTCATCGCCTTCGCGCTGGAGGCTGCAGGCGCGCCCGTGGTTAAGGGCGGCGCGGGACAGATGGCCGTGGCATTCGAGAAATTGATCACGGCAAACGGTGGCGAAATCCGCACCGCCGTCGAAGCCAGCCGTATCCTTGTCGAGAACGGAGAGGCGCGCGGGATTGAGACGTCCTTAGGCGAGAGGATCAACGCCAAGAATGTCATCGCATCCGTCGCGCCGGGGCAGCTTTACGACGGCTTGTTAAAAGATCAACCGCGCCCCGAGCATCGCCGCAAATTCCGCCACGGGAGGGGTAATTTTCAACTGCACTATGCGCTGGATGGCGACCCTGATTGGGTTGCCGAGGGGTTAGAGGATGTCGCATTGATTCACCTGACCGATGGCATCGACGCCGTCTCGCGCGCCTGTAACGAGGCCGAGCGTGGGCTGCTTCCGGCGGTGCCTACAATTTGCGTCGGGCAACCGCATCGCCTTGATCCCAGCCGCTGTCCTGAGGGGAAAGCGGTGCTCTGGCTGCAGATCCCCGACGCGCCGCGCGTTATCAAGGGGGATGCCGCGGGTAAGATCGAAACCGCCCCCGAGTGGACCGAGGCGATGCGCGAGGCCTTCGCCGACCGGATCGAAGATATTCTGCGCAAAAGCATCCGCAACTTCGATGAAATCAAACTCGCCCGGCGCGCCTATTCGCCTGCCGATCTGGCCGCGATGAACGTCAACCTGGTGGGCGGTGACCCCTATGGCGGGGCCTGCACCTTGGATCAGTTCTTCCTCTGGCGGCCTTTTGCGGAACAGAAGAACTACGCCACACCGATCAAGGGGCTGCACCATATTGGCGCCTCGACCCACCCCGGCCCGGGTTTGGGCGGGGGTTCTGGGTTCAACTTGGCGAAAGGGATGGGCGCTTAG